In one Bryobacteraceae bacterium genomic region, the following are encoded:
- a CDS encoding molybdopterin cofactor-binding domain-containing protein, whose product MRIEPERYELFEAPAYTFTLDRREFLGVAGVLVTLAASPEALAQGASPGARIHVGDNGIVTVLTGKVEVGQGSRTEIALAVAEEMGVPLDRVRVVMADTSVVPNDGITAGSRTTPSTIPAVRKAAAAAKGAAGPKAVNEWSVLGTPHFRTDAREIVTGAHAYPSDIRRPGMLYGAVLRAPAYGSTLESVNADAARAVPGAVSVRDGEFVGCAAPASFTARQALDAVAKTAKWKTSAHPSSKELFAHLKAHPASGRPPREQSKGDVAGAMAGAAKKLSASFTVPYIAHAPMEPRAAVAEWNEGGLTVWTGTQNPFGVRDQLAQAFRIAPGKVRVVVPDTGGGFGGKHTGEVAIEAARLAKEAGRPVCLRWTRAEEFQWAYFRPAGLFEIEAGLDGAGRIVAWDYTNYNAGTAAMTTPYATPNTRHKFVYCDSPLREGSYRGIAATANNFARECFIDELATAAGKDPLAFRLANLEEPRMKDVLNAAAKAFRWDREPRGAGICCGTEKGSYVAACAEAEAIGSRVELNRIVMAFECGAILNPANLRAQVEGSIIQGLGGALSEEVRFEGGRLTNGHLASYRVPRFKDVPRIEIVLLNRRDLSPVGAGETPIIAVAPAIANAVSAATGQRRRAMPVRA is encoded by the coding sequence ATGCGGATCGAGCCTGAACGCTACGAATTGTTCGAAGCTCCGGCGTACACGTTCACGCTGGACCGGCGCGAGTTTCTCGGCGTTGCCGGAGTGCTCGTGACGCTCGCCGCCTCGCCCGAGGCGTTGGCGCAAGGAGCGTCGCCAGGGGCGCGCATTCACGTGGGCGACAACGGCATTGTCACGGTGCTTACCGGGAAGGTTGAAGTGGGCCAGGGCTCTCGGACTGAAATCGCGCTGGCGGTGGCCGAGGAAATGGGTGTGCCGCTTGATCGCGTGCGTGTGGTGATGGCCGATACCTCGGTGGTGCCGAACGACGGGATCACGGCAGGCAGCCGCACCACGCCTTCGACGATTCCGGCCGTTCGAAAGGCGGCCGCGGCCGCGAAGGGCGCAGCCGGACCCAAAGCGGTGAACGAATGGTCCGTGCTGGGGACTCCGCACTTCCGGACGGATGCCCGAGAGATCGTGACCGGTGCACACGCGTACCCGTCGGACATTCGGCGTCCGGGGATGCTGTACGGCGCGGTGTTGCGGGCGCCTGCTTATGGGTCGACGCTCGAATCGGTGAACGCCGACGCGGCGAGAGCCGTGCCCGGCGCGGTGTCTGTCCGCGACGGCGAGTTCGTGGGATGCGCGGCGCCGGCTTCGTTCACGGCTCGGCAGGCTCTCGATGCCGTCGCGAAGACGGCGAAATGGAAGACATCCGCCCATCCCTCAAGCAAGGAATTGTTCGCGCACCTGAAGGCGCACCCGGCATCCGGACGGCCGCCGCGCGAGCAGAGCAAAGGCGACGTGGCGGGCGCGATGGCCGGCGCGGCGAAGAAGCTGAGCGCGTCGTTCACGGTTCCCTACATCGCGCACGCGCCGATGGAGCCTCGCGCGGCGGTGGCCGAATGGAACGAAGGCGGGCTGACGGTGTGGACCGGCACGCAAAATCCGTTCGGCGTTCGCGATCAACTGGCCCAAGCGTTCCGCATCGCGCCGGGCAAGGTGCGCGTGGTTGTGCCCGATACCGGCGGCGGGTTCGGCGGGAAGCACACGGGTGAGGTTGCGATCGAGGCAGCGCGGCTGGCGAAGGAAGCCGGGCGCCCTGTGTGTCTGCGGTGGACGCGCGCCGAAGAGTTTCAGTGGGCCTATTTCCGGCCGGCGGGGTTGTTCGAGATCGAAGCCGGGCTTGACGGCGCGGGCAGGATAGTCGCCTGGGATTACACGAACTACAACGCGGGAACCGCCGCGATGACCACGCCCTATGCGACGCCGAACACGCGTCACAAGTTCGTCTACTGCGATTCGCCCTTGCGCGAGGGATCGTATCGCGGCATCGCAGCGACCGCGAACAACTTCGCCCGCGAGTGTTTCATCGACGAACTGGCCACGGCCGCTGGCAAGGATCCGCTCGCGTTCCGGCTGGCGAATCTCGAGGAGCCGCGCATGAAGGACGTGCTCAACGCGGCGGCCAAGGCGTTCCGGTGGGACCGGGAGCCTCGCGGGGCGGGGATCTGCTGTGGGACCGAGAAGGGCTCCTACGTGGCGGCGTGCGCGGAGGCGGAAGCAATCGGCAGCCGCGTGGAACTGAACCGGATCGTGATGGCGTTCGAGTGCGGCGCGATTCTGAATCCGGCGAACTTGCGGGCGCAAGTGGAGGGCTCGATCATTCAGGGCCTCGGCGGCGCCCTCAGCGAGGAGGTCCGGTTCGAAGGCGGGCGGTTGACGAACGGCCATCTCGCCTCGTACCGGGTGCCACGCTTCAAGGATGTGCCGCGGATAGAGATCGTGCTCCTGAACCGGCGGGATCTGTCGCCGGTGGGGGCCGGGGAAACGCCGATCATCGCGGTGGCCCCGGCGATTGCCAACGCGGTTTCCGCGGCCACCGGTCAGCGCCGCCGGGCGATGCCTGTTCGGGCGTAA
- a CDS encoding (2Fe-2S)-binding protein: protein MKFKFMVNGKTAEVDTEAARPLLEVLREDLALTGTKYGCGEGQCRACTVLLDGRPVTSCLTPVRQAAGKAVTTIEGLAADGALHPVQQAYIGEGAMQCGYCVPGMILRTVALLRETPRPSEEQIKDGLNGNLCRCCGYPNIVAAVLRAAGSGNGKESGDADRA from the coding sequence ATGAAATTTAAGTTCATGGTGAACGGGAAGACGGCCGAGGTCGATACCGAAGCCGCCCGCCCGCTGCTCGAAGTGTTGCGCGAAGACCTTGCGCTCACCGGCACGAAGTACGGATGCGGGGAAGGGCAGTGCCGCGCGTGCACAGTGTTGCTTGACGGGCGTCCGGTGACGTCCTGCCTGACGCCGGTGCGCCAGGCCGCGGGCAAGGCGGTGACGACCATTGAGGGCTTGGCGGCCGATGGCGCGCTCCATCCCGTGCAGCAGGCCTACATCGGCGAAGGCGCGATGCAGTGCGGATACTGCGTGCCGGGGATGATCTTGCGCACGGTGGCGTTGCTGCGCGAAACGCCCCGGCCGAGCGAGGAGCAGATCAAGGATGGGCTGAACGGCAACCTGTGCCGGTGCTGCGGGTACCCGAACATCGTCGCGGCCGTGCTGCGGGCGGCGGGTTCGGGCAACGGAAAGGAGAGCGGCGATGCGGATCGAGCCTGA
- the miaE gene encoding tRNA isopentenyl-2-thiomethyl-A-37 hydroxylase MiaE, which yields MSLQARIDALPLRSRTASSWAGAALADPLALLVDHAYLEKKAANNAMDLMTRWPNDWVPGWVETLSSVARDEAAHLARVARLLIARGGRLTRIHKNPYANELRLLVRRGQDAEAIDRLFVSALIEARSCERFAVLAGACEDEELAAFYRGLFTSEFGHYKVFLKLAAKVAPVAHWESRWERMLDAEAEILARQAPGPRIHSGG from the coding sequence ATGAGCCTGCAAGCCAGGATCGACGCCTTGCCGCTGCGATCGCGGACGGCGTCGAGCTGGGCCGGGGCCGCGCTGGCCGATCCGCTGGCGCTGCTGGTGGATCACGCCTACCTCGAAAAAAAAGCGGCCAATAACGCGATGGACCTGATGACGCGCTGGCCGAACGACTGGGTGCCGGGTTGGGTGGAGACACTTTCGTCGGTGGCACGCGACGAAGCGGCACATCTGGCGCGCGTGGCGCGGCTGCTGATCGCGCGCGGGGGACGGCTGACGCGAATTCACAAGAATCCATACGCGAATGAACTGCGGCTGCTGGTGCGGCGCGGGCAGGACGCCGAAGCGATTGACCGGCTGTTCGTTTCCGCGCTGATCGAGGCGCGGTCCTGCGAGCGATTCGCGGTGCTCGCCGGGGCGTGCGAGGACGAAGAACTGGCGGCTTTCTATCGCGGGCTGTTTACTTCGGAATTCGGGCACTACAAGGTGTTCCTGAAGCTCGCGGCAAAGGTGGCTCCGGTGGCGCATTGGGAGTCGCGATGGGAACGGATGCTCGATGCCGAAGCGGAGATCCTGGCGCGGCAGGCGCCGGGTCCCCGGATCCATTCGGGAGGTTGA